Proteins encoded by one window of Geobacter sp. DSM 9736:
- a CDS encoding ABC transporter ATP-binding protein gives MNNSIREEIINLFTRRRNHNAELDDGEFWALRDVSLDVRRGQCLGLYGPNGSGKSTSLKLISNVTYPTRGSINVDGRVAPLIELGAGMHPDLTGIENIYMNGSILGLSVRETKRKLGEIMEFSELQDFVNVPVKKYSSGMYLRLAFSIAVHSPADIFLFDEVLAVGDERFQARCLERLMKIRQSGKSMIIVSHNIEQLNSICNTLIQVDSGVMSSFAIEG, from the coding sequence ATGAATAATTCGATAAGAGAGGAAATCATCAACCTCTTTACCAGGCGCAGAAATCATAATGCAGAATTAGATGATGGGGAATTCTGGGCATTGAGAGACGTGAGTCTCGATGTGCGTCGCGGACAGTGCCTTGGATTGTATGGACCGAATGGCTCCGGTAAGAGTACTTCACTGAAACTTATCTCAAATGTGACCTATCCTACAAGAGGCAGCATCAACGTCGATGGCAGGGTTGCCCCGTTGATTGAGCTGGGTGCCGGTATGCATCCAGATTTGACTGGTATAGAAAACATCTACATGAATGGTAGCATTCTAGGTCTTTCCGTCCGTGAAACAAAGAGGAAGCTCGGTGAAATAATGGAATTTTCGGAATTACAGGACTTTGTGAATGTGCCGGTAAAAAAATATTCTTCCGGCATGTATCTTCGTCTGGCTTTTTCCATAGCAGTTCACAGCCCGGCAGACATTTTCTTGTTTGATGAGGTTCTGGCAGTAGGGGATGAACGTTTTCAGGCTCGTTGTCTGGAAAGATTGATGAAGATTAGACAGAGCGGCAAAAGCATGATCATTGTGAGCCACAATATCGAGCAGCTTAATTCAATATGTAATACATTGATCCAAGTAGACTCTGGTGTTATGTCATCTTTTGCTATAGAGGGTTGA
- a CDS encoding ABC transporter permease has protein sequence MINRLASYKDLLLVFIWREFLIRYKQTLIGLLWAVIQPLSLMALFTFIFGVILNTTHKGYPYVLFFYAGVLPWTFFSGAANFAVTSLSGNFNLVTKIYFPREIITLSGVAINFIDYLVGLLIYFLLLLIYGTPLTYNILWIFPLMVLLVIYTTSISLLLAALNVWYRDVKMASNFVLQFIFFATPVVYSIDAVDNRWKWVLFLNPLTFIVENMRRVSIEGRGVVLWQMGLMTCGVLVLYFIVYRIFIRIERAFADVI, from the coding sequence TACAAGCAGACACTCATCGGCCTTCTGTGGGCAGTGATACAGCCATTAAGTCTAATGGCGCTTTTCACGTTCATTTTCGGAGTTATCCTGAATACCACCCACAAAGGGTACCCGTATGTATTGTTTTTTTATGCCGGTGTTCTCCCTTGGACTTTCTTTTCAGGGGCCGCCAATTTTGCAGTTACAAGTCTCTCGGGCAACTTCAATCTGGTTACCAAAATATATTTTCCACGAGAAATAATCACGCTGTCCGGAGTGGCTATCAACTTTATAGATTATCTCGTCGGCCTTCTTATATATTTCCTTCTGCTCCTGATATACGGTACGCCGTTGACATACAATATTCTGTGGATCTTTCCTCTTATGGTCTTACTTGTGATCTATACGACATCGATTTCACTTTTGCTTGCTGCACTGAATGTATGGTATCGGGATGTGAAAATGGCCTCTAACTTTGTACTACAGTTCATATTTTTCGCCACGCCGGTGGTTTACTCGATTGATGCAGTGGATAATCGCTGGAAGTGGGTCCTTTTTCTCAATCCCTTGACGTTCATAGTCGAGAATATGAGACGTGTAAGTATAGAGGGAAGAGGAGTTGTTTTGTGGCAGATGGGACTGATGACGTGCGGAGTATTGGTGCTGTATTTCATTGTGTACCGCATCTTCATCCGTATCGAAAGGGCATTCGCCGATGTTATCTGA